The sequence CCACCTGTGCTGGGACCTGGGGGCGTGGCCAAGAGAGAGAGACCTGCCTTTTACCACCATCGCAGAAGACACAATGGGAAGGCCAGAGGTCTTAAGTTCTTAGAAAGAAGCTGGCCCTGTGGAGAACATTCTGGAATAGCCTTCAGAGCTGGTTCACCACAAAGGCGGGTTCCCACACCAGCGCAGGCGTTCCTGAACCGGCCACCCTCGGGGCTGGGGGGCATCAAGCATCCTGTCCAACCCGGagcaacccccaccccagcccggcTCCCGCCTCCCCGAGGAAGCACCGTGCCCGGCGCCCTACCTTCCACGGACATGGGGAAGAAGCACCAGGGCACCTCGGGGATGGTGTCGGAGAAGCAGCAATTGCGTGCTGCGCAGTCCTCGGGGCTGATGCCCGGGTAGCCACAGTTCTTGCGGGCGGACACCTCCATGACGCACTCCTCAGACTCTGCCGCACCACAGGGTGAGGGGACAACGAGGGGACTCAGTGAGGCCAGCTGGCTGAACAGACTcacctgtcccctcctccccagacGGTGCCCACCCTGGGCTCACAGGCTCAGGGTGGCTCGAGGCACTTCTGGGACCGTCACCCCTGGACCGTCTGCATCTGGGCACCAGCAGGGGCCACCCCTTCCTTCTGATGCCCAAAGTTAGACGAGCTGGAGGGAAAATGTCTCACCTCCCTGGACTTGCtattcctctgtaaaatgggttgaCCTGCCTCCGAGAGGACCCTTTAAGAACGTAAAGCGTTTGACCAAAGGATTAAAACCCAAGGAACCTTGCCCTCCTTGGAGGGGCCTGGCTGCAGCCGCCCCAACCACCAGCCGCCAGTCTGGTTTCCCCCAGAGCCCGGGAGCCTCTGCCCAGCAGGCAGCCTCTGGGAGGGTGGGCGGAGTATGTGAGTGCCAGGTCctcccgccacacacacacacacgtaggcACACCTCAGAATCAGTGACTTTCTCACCTGATGCCATAGGCACAGATATAAAACTCACTCTCAACGGTAACTAACTCTAGAGCCTTACCTTAATTTCCTAACATTTGGGGTCTATTGGCAGTTGTATTAATGATTGCTTAATAtaattaatgattaatgatgAACTGATCAATGCCTACATGCGCCTTAGCAGCTTCTGCAGGAGCTGCAGCCAAGAGGGGCCTGAGGGTTGTTTTTTCAAACCCAGTGAAATGGCTGAGTTCCCGCAGGTCTCCCAAGGGGGCAGATGGCTGAGCCTTGGGGTCCAGTGTGGACACGGGGTCCGGAGCCTTGGCTTTCCCCTTTGGGCTCTGGCCAAGCCCCGGGAAGTGGCCTGGGATGCTCACGTTACCTTGCGCCGGGAGGGGTTTGAAACACCAGGGGACCCCAGGCACTTGGGAGTCGAAGCAGCACCCCGAGGTGAAGCACTGGTCGCTGGTGATGCCCGGGAATCCGCAGTTGACCCGGTTCTTGGGGTCCTGGCGTGAACACCGGCAGGCGGCTGCAGAGAGGCCCCGGGTCAGCCACACGCATCCTCCCCACTGCCCGCGGGGGCCCCCCCAGGAACGCCCGCAGCGCTGCCCCCGCCCTGGGAGAGCCTGTCCTCTCTCGCCCGTGTTCGAACTGCACCATGTCCTTCAGAGGAACTGCCTGGGCTTCGCTGAAAGTGTTTCACCAGTGCCCTTCCGTGGgtgttcccgtgtggctcagcggcCTAAGACCCTGACGtggtgtccctgaggatgggggctctcgattcaacccctagcctggggacgtccACATGCCGCGGGGGCGGtccgaaaaagcaaaaacatttaaaGTCTTCTGGCAAGAGGGCAGGCAGATGGACTTAGGTCAAGGTCAGGAGCAAGGAGCAAGCAAGGTGGGGCTCCCAGGAGGCCCTCCTCGAGCTGCCCACCCGCAGCCCACATTGTCCTGACCCTCTGGAAAGGGGCCTTCCTGGGACGTCTCACCTCCCCCGACCCCACCGTCCTTCCTGAACGGCCTGAAAGTGGTGAAAGTGGCCATGTGGCCAGCATCCCAAATCTTAGGACACTTTCCAGCTGCTTCCCAGCTCAGGTTAACGCATcatctgccttttctctttgaGGGAAACTGACATGAATAGAGACCCACCGAGGGGAAGAAACTAAGGACCatggtttggggggtgggggcaagcgCGGGGAGGTGGGGGCCCAGGGGCTAGAAGCCTCCCAGACTCGCTGATCCGAATGTTCCACGGCCGTCAAGGACCCGGGCCGTGGCTTACCGGGCTTCTGGGCCCCCGTCAGGGCACACAGCCCCAGCAGGAGGAGGATGGCCAGGAGCCGGGCGCTGCGGGAACCGGCGTCCATGCTCAGCTGCACCGGAGCCGCCTGCAGAGTACACGGTCCCCGCTGCCAGGGGCTTTTATAAGCTTCTCTCTGTTTGCTCAGCAAGCAAGATAACCTCCCCATGGCACCAGCTTTTGGGAGCCTTTGTTGGGAAAAGGAGCTGAGATAGTTCACCCGGGAGGCCCAGCGGTGGGGGTGATGGCGCAGGCGAGGTTTGCTGGCCGGGGGCGCCAGGCTCCCTGGGCGCAGCCAGacctccccctgccctgggcgGGGAGCCGAGTCGTGCCAGGATGCCAACGTGGAAGACGGGCCGTGTGCGCGTCTGGTGCTGGGCACTCGCAGGGTCACACCCAGGAAAGGATGAGTCACATAAGTCTCCTGAGAAGGTACAGGGCCACCACGGCGATTTTTAAAATATCGTGCCTGAGGCTACTGGGGAAAATGGTCCAGGCGCAGAGAAGGGACCCTCCTGCAGGACTGAGAGGGTCTCTGAGGACGGCTGGGGGCCCTCCTGAGTGGCAGATGCATCTCCTAGCCCCTTGTCTCTgtcctggggcagggggctgctcTCCAGGGGGATGAGGCTCGTCTGATGAAAGGACCCGGGATGGGGTAAAGGGAACGAGTTCATTTCAGCCAACCCTCAAGTGTGGCATTCTTTTCTTCCGTGGGAACTGTCTGTGTTTCCTAAAAGATGGCACCTGTAAAccagcctgggcctggggaggACAGATGCTCCAGGGAAGGGAGTCTGTGGAGGGGACccaaagagagaaatggagagcaGACAGCAGCGGAGACAGAGGACAGATGCAGAGGGGAAGCAAGAAGATCATCCACCCCTACTGCCCGGGCGCTTCCAGgacccccctccgcccccgccaCCAGCACGCCTCGGGCAGCCAGGGACACAAAGGCGCAAAGAACCCAGAGCCCTCGATCCTCAGGGTCTAGACAGCAGGACCTGCTCAGGGCTCTGCTCAAGGCTTCTACCAGATCCAGCTCCACACCCTCCAGACCAGACCCCTGACTCAGCAACCTCTGGCACCTTGCAAACCTTTAAATGTCACCTTCCCCATCCATGTCCCCGCGACTCTTAGTCACACCAAGACCCCCTgagccctccctcctctcccggATTCTCATCCCGCTGTCCTCGCTGcttcctccccactgccccagccCTTCCAGATGGAACCAGATCAAAGGGACGGCTCATCACCCTGCTGGCCCTGCTGTGGCCTGGACAGGGGCCAGCACCTTCCTTGGGATGCTCCTCTTGCATCCATCTCAGGGGGAGGTGCtcaggccacacccagggcatcaCCTGCTCAGAGGGAGCTTTTGCCGTCCCCCCACCTTAGGAAAAGGTGCATTTTCTTCAAGACAAGTTGCCTCCACTGGTAAGGATGTCATTACAATAGATGTGATGTTTAGAGTTTGGATGGCACCCACCTGAGCATGGAGCTGCGTCCACATCTCCACCTCCATGGCTGCGTTCCCATCACATGGGCTCAGACCAGTGGCTGGATGTGGACCTTGAGCCCCCATGTCTCCACACTCTCACAAAGGCTGTGCTCCTTGGAGACCCAGCTGTGGCTGTACCACCTTCAAGTCCCCCGCCCCACTGTCATCCACTGACCCTCAGACTGCTCCTTTGTTGAGGCTTTAACCCTGAGCTCACTGTGGTCCTTGTCACATCAAGACGTGTGACATCCCAGGTGGCTGCAGCACTCGAGTGGACACCTCACCCAGAGCTGCAGGCGCAGGTGTTTCATTCCTCCTCACctttgggaacttccatccatCCCCTCCCTGATCCCACTTGCTTCATCACCAAGAGGAGACAGACACATGTCCTTTCTGTTCAGGATGTCCTAAGCTGCTAAAGCTTCCTGGTCACTCCCACCACACCTGGTCTCCCACCACACCTGGTCTCCAAACCTTAAACCCTCTAGGCCCTTAACCTCTCGGCCTCTACTCTGTGAGCGCCTCTCACCCGCCCTGCCAACCTGGTTCCCATGGTCCCCACTCCACCTGCTCTTCCCATCCTGGCACCCCAGGGGACACCTGCTTGTTTACATCTCCAGCTCCCCCCAACACATGGGTTCAGACAAGTCCTGCACCCAGTAGGACAACAGATCTTGGTAGGGACGTTATCTGTCTGTTCTCATAGGAAACAGAAACCAACAAATGCAGCTTCCAGAGAGTTTGCTCAGGTGGACACCTGCTTCTGATTATTATGGAGATGCTAGAATCAGACACTCCCTCCTGCCATAAATGACTCAAAAACTATGTAGAATGACCATTTGCAGATGTTGAGCAATGGGCTGCACTGgatagagagggaggaggggcagggaatTCCATGGACCCCTTGGTTTTCTGCCCAGAGACACTGACTGGACAGCAGGGAAGCGGGGAGACCACAGAGCATGGGAGGTTCGTGGGGCTGAGGGATGGAGGCTGGAATCGGAAGCCAAGGTGGGGGGGTTTCCAGTGGGAACTGAAGGAGGGGGAGCCCCTGAAAAAGGACTGGGGTCTCCCTGAAGTTTAGGGAGATGCTGAGCTACCAGACATGCAAGGTCAGGAAGACACAGCTCCCAGGAAGTAACACGCATCAAGGGGACTGGGCAGTCACCAGCCACGTTCAGGTGAGTTCAGACCAGATGCAAGAGAAGGCTTCTTGGCCATCCAAGCACTGAGTAGGGACACAGGACGGCCATGTTTTAGCTCAGGTGGCCACagtgatatgccacaggtgggatgGATTAAACAACATACACcgatttctcacagctctggagactGGAAGCCCATAATTGGAACCACAGGTTGGTTCAGGTGAAATCTCTCCTCCTGGCTTATAGATGGCTACTTCCTCACCTGGTGGAAAGAAGGAGATCTCTGGTCTCTCTTCCTATATGGGCACTAACCCCATCATGGGGCTCCCACgccctcatgacctcatttaaccctaaTCATCTcacaaaggccccacctcctaataccattgCATTGAGGGTTATGGCTTCAACATGTAAatttgggaggggaggggcaaaaACATTCAGTCCACAACATTCCATGAGAGTAGGCTCCATCTCATGAGTAAAACCACTCTagtgaggcataggctggcagctgtagctccgatttgacccctagcctgggaacttccatatgccacaggtgtggctctcaaaaacaaaaaagcaagaaaaaaatagagtaaaagcACTCTATACCTattccaacaaaactttaaacAAGTCTTAAAAGAATCATCTTAATCTGCAAGTAAGTTGACTGCCTAACAGAACAaaattcagcattttttaaagggaaacaaCAAGATCCAGGCACACAACTTAGCAATCAGAATATTCAATGCAAACTCAAAAGTTACTTGATATGTGAAGAAGCAAAACCCATAATCATAAATAACAGAGAATAGAAATAGACTAGATGCTTCACTAAAATGTTCAAAGACCGAGAGAGAAACATCAAAATATAATTagggaacacattttaaaatctgaacatagaaatggaaactaaaaatGAGCCAAGTGTAAATTCTAGATGTGAAaaacacaatatctgaaatgaaatattCTAATTTAGATTAGATGCTGTAGAAGAAATGCCTGCTTTATTTGAAGTCAATGCAGTATAAGCTCTCCAAACTGGGGCATAGAGAGAAAAGaggctgaaaaaaattaacagaagctCAGTGACCCGTGAGACAGTGTCAACCATCTAACATACAGGAAATTGGTGAACGActgggagaagaaaaaatatttgtgcaagaaaaaacatttgaaaaaataatggccgTTTTTTTGATAAgcttaatgaaatttaaaaacttacacATCTTAGAAGATCAGTAAATGCCAAGCAAGATAAAGaaaaccaggaattcccatcgtggctcagtggttaaccagcccgactaggatccatgaggatgtgggctcaatccctgtcctcactcagtgggttatggatctggcgttgccatgagctgtggtgtaggttgcagacaaggctcagatctggcattgctgtggctgtggcataggctggcagctgttgctccaactggacccctagccggggaaggtccatatgctgtgggtgcggccctaaaaagacaaaagacaaaaaaaaaaaaaaagatgcagaaaacCACATCAAGGCATAGCATGATCTAATTAttgaaaataagtaatttaaaaatacttttctagCAACTGGAAAAACGTGGAAGAGCACGTTAAGAGCGACAAGTGACTTCTCACATGAAACAATGCAATCCAGAAGGCGATGGAGTGATGACTTTAAAGTGcaaaaagagagttcccatcatggtgcagtggttaacgaatccgactaggaaccatgaggttgcgggttcaatccctggccttgctcagtgggttaaggatctggcgttgccatgagctgtggtgtaggtcacagacgcagctcagatcccacgttgctgtttgtggctctggcgtaggccagtggctacagctccagttagacccctagcctggaaacctccatatgccatgggtgcagccctagaaaaggcaaaaagatgatagatagatagatagatagatagatagatagatagatagatagatagatagataaaaagtGCAAAAAAGAGATTGAATGCCTTGCCAAGTCAGAATTCTATACTCCCTGAAAATGTCcttcaaaaataaaggcaaaaataattttttgaaaaaaagagtttgtctttttagaggaGTTATAGAGTCATAACAGAATGGAGAAGAATGTATGGAGATATCAAAATACTTTTTTAGACGAACAAATGCTGAAATAATCTGTCCCTTGCAATCCTGTCCTCCAAGGAATCTAAAAGTGGTTCTTCAGGCTGGAACTCCAGTGGTCCCTTGATGTAGGGCCTTAATTTTTCAGGTTGCTGCCACCACTGCCCACTTGGCCTGATTTATTCAGTTATGGCCCCTGGTGGCCTCTGTCAGCATTTGTGTCTACAACCCACTCTAGTCTCATGACTTCTCCCTTGGTTTGCTATGACTGTCTCCTAACTACTCTCTCAGCCACAGAGTTTTGTCCCCATCCAGAAAAAAGTCTGGGGCCTTAATTACCTTTATCAAGTGACAACCTATATGTCACTCCCCTGCCACTCCTCCCAGCCTGAAGGGTAAAGCCTGAGTATGAGTTGGCTTGAAAAGCAAGACCCTTTAAGAActgcacccacccacccccaccctcttctGTTCTCAAGTCTCCCTCCTAACATAAGCAACTTGCCCTTTAGACACTCCTTGACCTCAGACCCTTTGCTTGGGCGTCCTCCCCTCTCTTCGATGCTCTTCCTCTACTCTTGCTTTGCTAACTCCTGTCCATCCTTCAGTCCTAAATTCAGGAGTCACTTCTTCCAGGAAGGCCTCCTTCACTTCCCTGAAGAGAAGACACCTGCCCTTCACCCCTCCCCCAAGCATCCTTTGCTCACCTGATGCACAGCCCTTAGCCACACCTATGTTTTAAGGGGACTTTTACATTTCTGGTTCCTTTATCAACTGTGCTAAAGATAACAGCTAATAATGCAGGCCAGTTTGTACCAGGTGCTATTCTAAGAATTTCACATGctgtatctcatttaattcctaCAACAATCCAAGGGAAGAGCTGACAGTTTCACTCCCATTTTATAGTTTATATGGAAAAACAGTTTTCACAAACAACACAGAAAGTAAGTATAGGGTGACATCCAGAACTGGACTTATGCCTCATTACTTTTGAATCCCCAGAACCATACGCAGAGTTTACACAAACTAGACTTATTTAATAAGAGGGTGTGGGGTGGGTCATTAGGTAATTGATACCTAGGAAATGAAGGATGGGAGTCTGCCCCCTAGTGATGCCCAGcaggaaaattaatttctgaaatTCACAAAATAACACCTAGACACAGATATGTGCAAGCAAGGAAGGAAAACCTCTTCTTGTCTCTGGATTAGCTTTCTTGTCATTCAGAGGGAAAGCGGAATGAGGGCTGATTAAATGCTCCTCAAAGACTCATACTCCTAGGAAGCCCTCATTGGGGTCCTGACTCACAGTATCtgtctcccttctttctttctcttctttctttctttctttctttctttctttctttctttctttctttctttcttttttttttttggctttttagggctgc is a genomic window of Sus scrofa isolate TJ Tabasco breed Duroc chromosome 13, Sscrofa11.1, whole genome shotgun sequence containing:
- the TFF2 gene encoding trefoil factor 2, with translation MGRLSCLLSKQREAYKSPWQRGPCTLQAAPVQLSMDAGSRSARLLAILLLLGLCALTGAQKPAACRCSRQDPKNRVNCGFPGITSDQCFTSGCCFDSQVPGVPWCFKPLPAQESEECVMEVSARKNCGYPGISPEDCAARNCCFSDTIPEVPWCFFPMSVEDCHY